A window of Mycolicibacterium madagascariense genomic DNA:
GGCTGAACGTGCGTTTAGCCTATTGAACGTGCGTTCAGCCGACGACCTGACGACCACCGCCCGCATCCGCGACGCGGCGATCGAGCAGTTCGGCGAGCACGGGTTCGACGTCGGACTGCGGGTGATCGCCAAGGCCGCGGGCGTCAGCGCGGCGCTGGTGATCCACCACTTCGGCTCGAAGGAAGGCCTGCGCCAGGCGTGCGACGACGTCGTCACCGAGTCCATTCGCACCGCCAAGAGCGAGTCCCTGCAGTCGGCCGACCCCGCCGCGTGGTTCGCGCAACTGGCCGAGATCGAGTCGTTCGCGCCGCTGATGGCCTACCTGGTGCGCAGCCTGCAGTCCGGCGGCGACTTGTCGAAATCGTTGTGGCGCACCATGATCGACGATGCCGATCGCTACCTCGCCGACGGTGTGGCCGCAGGCACCATCAGGCCAAGCCCGGACCCTCGGGCGCGCTCGAGATTCCTGGCCATGACCGGCGGCGGCGGCTTTCTGCTCTACCTGCAGATGCACGACCGACCCACCGACATCCGCGCCGTGCTGCACGACTACGCCCAGGACATGGTCCTGCCCGCGCTCGAGGTCTACACGCACGGACTGCTCGCCGACCCGACCATGTACGAGGCCTTCGCGGCCCAGCAGGCCGCCGGCATCCCGATCGCCACCACGACGCAGGAGGACCGATGAGCGACGCACCTGCCATCGACGCCCGCGGCCTGACCAAGCGGTTCGGTCGCACGCGCGCACTCGACGGCCTCGACCTCGTCGTGCAGGCAGGCGACGTGCACGGCTTCCTCGGCCCGAATGGTGCGGGCAAGTCGACGACCATCCGCATCCTGCTCGGCCTGGTGCGTGCCGACGGCGGCCACGTCACGCTGCTGGGCGGCGACCCGTGGCACGACGCCGTCGCCCTGCACCGCCAGATCGCCTACGTGCCCGGCGACGTCACCCTGTGGCCGTCGCTGACCGGCGGTGAGACCATCGACCTACTGGCCCGCATGCGCGGCGGCATCGACGAACGCCGGCGCGCGGAACTCGTCGAGCGGTTCGAACTCGATCCGTCGAAGAAGGCCCGCACCTACTCCAAGGGCAACCGCCAGAAGGTCTCCCTCGTCTCGGCGTTCGCCTCCCGGGCCAGGCTGCTGCTGCTCGACGAGCCGAGCACCGGCCTAGACCCGTTGATGGAGAACGTCTTTCGGCAGTGCGTCGTCGAGGCCCGTGCCGGCGGCGCCACGGTCCTGCTGTCCAGTCACGTGCTCGCCGAGACCGAGGCGCTGTGCCAACGCGTCACGATCATCAGGGCGGGCACCACCATCGAGAGCGGCACGCTGGCCGACATGCGGCATTTGTCCCGCACGTCGATCACGGCCGAGATGATCGGTGCGCCAATTGATCTCAGCCGGATCGCCGGGGTCACCGACGTCCGCGTCGACGGTCGGACGCTGCACGCGAACGTGGACGACGCGAGCCTGGCCGAGGTCGTCAAGGCACTCGGCGACGCGGGCGTCCGCAGCCTCGTCAGCCGTCCCCCGACGCTCGAGGACCTGTTCCTACGCCACTACGGCGTCGGTGCGTCCGCCGGGGCGGTGACCTCGTGACCGTGCTGGACCGGCCGCACCCCGCCCACGCCGCGCCGCGCCACGGGCCGAACCTCTCGGGAACCGCTGTCCTGCTTCGCCTTCTGGCCCGTCGGGACCGCATCGTGGCGCCGCTGTGGGTGGCCGTGCTGTCGATCCCGCCGGGCGCGGTCTACGTGACGAGCATCGCGGCCGTCTATCCGACGCAGGCCGACCGGGCCGCCTTCGCCGCCACCATCATGGCCAGTCCCGCCCAGCGCGCGCTGTACGGCGTGGTCGGCGGTGACAGTCTTGGTGCCACGGGCATCTGGAAGGCGGGCATGCTGCACGTGCTGCTCGCCGTGGCGGTGATCCTGACCGTCGTCCGGCACACGCGTGCCGACGAGGAGTCCGGCCGCACCGAGCTCGTCGACTCGACGGCCATCGGTCGCTACGCCGGTCTCACTGCGGCGCTGCTGTTCTCGTGCGGGGCGTCGCTCGCGACCGGGCTGATCGCGGTGCTCGGCCTGCTGAGCGCCGACGTGCCCGCGGCGGGATCGCTCGCCTTTGGGCTGGCGCTGGCCGGGACGGGTCTGGTCTTCACCGGCGTCGCCGCGGTGACCGCCCAGCTCTCACCGAGCGCGCGCACCGCCCGCAGCATCGCATTCGCCATGCTGGCAACGGCTTTCACGCTGCGGGCGATCGGCGACGCCGGCTCGCGGGCTACCTTCCTGTCCTGGCTGTCGCCCCTGGGCTGGTCGCTTCAGGTGCGGCCGTACACCGGCGACCGGTTCTGGGTGCTGCTGCTGCACGTCGCGTCCACGGTGCTGCTCGTCGTCGTCGCCTACCGGTTGTTGGCGCACCGCGACGTCGGTGCGGGCCTGCTCGCCGACCGGCCGGGAGCGCCGCGGGCCGGCCGGACGCTGCGCGGTGCGTCGACCCTGGCGTGGCGACTGCACCGCGGCTCGCTGGTGCTGTGGACCATCGGACTGAGCTGCTACGGCCTGCTGATCGGAAGCGTCGCCCACGGCGTGGGCGACGAGATCGGCGGCGCCCGCGAGGTCATCGCCCGGCTCGGCGGCTCCGACCGCACGGAACAGGCGTTCCTCACCGTGGCCTTCGGCCTGCTCGGGATGGTGGCCGCGGCATTCGCCATCTCGGTGGCGCTGCGACTGCATCAGGAGGAGGCCGGCCAGCGCGCCGAGACCCTGCTGGCCGGCGCGGTCAGCCGAAACCGTTGGCTGGCAAGCCATCTGGCGTGCGCCCTGGGCGGTCCGGCGTTCGCGCTCCTGACAGCCGGGGTGCTCGCCGGGTTGACGTACGGCGCCTCGACGGGCGACGTCGAGGGCAGGCTCCCGGTCGTGGTGGGCATGGCCGCGGTGCAACTGCCCGCGGTCTGGCTGTTGGCAGCCGTGACCGTCGTCCTGTTCGGCGCGGCGCCGCGCGTCACGCCCGCGGCATGGGCCGTCCTCGTCGCGTTCGTCGCGCTGTATCTGCTGGGCTCGCTGGCTGATTCACCACACTGGCTGCTCGACCTCGAGCCCTTCGCCCACCTCCCCCACGTCGGCCTCGGCGACTTCCGGCCCGCGCCGCTGCTGTGGCTGTCGGCCATCGACGGCGTCCTGATCATCCTGGGCGCCATGGCATTTCGGCGCCGCGACCTCCGCTGACGAGACGGCCGCGAACGACCATCCGTCCGGTGCAGCGGGTCGTCATCCCCGGCACGAGGTGTCGGCATCATGCATCGTGAGGCACTGACGCTAACCTGAGTCGTGCGCACCACCATCGACCTCCCCGATGAACGGCAACCCCAGACGCAGGCCATCGCCCGAGACACGCGACGGACCTCGAGCGAGGACGTGCCGGCCCGCCGGCTCGCGGCCGCCGGACGTTCCGACGTCGGTACGCTCAGCTCGTGATCGAGCGGCCGTGCCCCGGCGGCGGCAAGCCGTGGACCGTCGACATCGCGGGCAAACCGATCTGCCCGCGCTGCCGCCGCGCGCTCAGTACCGTGGCGGGCAAGGGCAAGACGGTGCAGAACACTCCGCGGGTGCCTGCGCACGAGCGACCGGGGCGCGGTCAGCGCCGCGCCCCGACTCGCTAGATCCAGATGCCCTTGCCGACGGCGACGACGCCACCGGCGCTGATGGCGAACCGCTCGCGATCGCGCTCCAGGTCCACGCCGACGTGTTCGCCCGGCCCGACGACGACGTTCTTGTCGAGGATCGCGTGGCGCACCACGGCGCCGCGGCCGATCCGCACGCCGGGCATCAGCACACTGCCCTCGACGATCGCACCGTCGTCGATGACGACGTTCGACGACAGCACGGAATTGCGGACGGACGCCGCCGAGACGATGCTGCCCGCTCCGACGACCGACTCCTGGGCAGAGCCGCCGTTGACGAACTTGGCGGGGGCGAGGTTCTCCGGTTCTCCGCGGATCGGCCAGCGCCGGTTGTACAGGTTGAACACCGGGTGCACGGACACCAGATCCATGTGGGCGTCGTAGAACGCGTCGAGTGTCCCGACGTCGCGCCAGTAGCCGTGATCGCGCTCGGTGGAGCCGGGGACCTCGTTGTCGTTGAAGTCGTAGACCGCAGCCATCCCGTCGCGCACCAGCCGCGGAATGATGTCGCCGCCCATGTCGTGGTCGGAGTGGTCGTCCTCGGCGTCGGCCTTGATCGCGTCGACGAGCACCTTGGTCGTGAAGATGTAGTTGCCCATCGACGCGTAGGTCTGCTCGGGATCGTCGGGCGTGCCCGGGGGGTCGGCCGGCTTCTCGATGAACTCCCGGATCAGCCCCGAGTCGTCGGCGTCGATGCAGCCGAAGGCCGTGGCCTCGGCCCGCGGCACGCGGATCCCCGCCACCGTCGCGCCGGCGCCGCTCTCGATGTGGAACTGGAGCATTTGCTCGGGATCCATGCGGTAGATGTGATCGGCGCCGAACACCACGACGTAGTCGGGATCTTCGTCGTAGATCAGGTTGAGCGACTGCAGGATCGCATCACCGGATCCGGTGTACCAGCGAGGCCCGAGCCGCTGTTGCGCGGGCACCGGGGTGATGTACTCCCCAGCAAGCCCAGAAAGCCGCCAGTTCTGGGAGATGTGACGGTCCAGCGAATGCGACTTGTATTGGGTGAGAACGCAGATCTTCAGGTAGCGCGCATTCACCAGGTTCGACAGCACGAAGTCGATGAGTCGATAGGCCCCACCGAAGGGAACCGCGGGTTTGGCGCGGTCCGCCGTCAACGGGTACAACCGCTTGCCCTCACCGCCGGCCAGGACGATGCCCAGGACTTGTGGCAGTTCCTTCATGGGGTCAAACCTATCGGCCACCAGGGGCCGAGGCTAGGCATTGACGCTATTGGCCCTGGAATGGGGCGTGGCGAGATGTCGGTTTGCCGGTCAAGACAATTGGGGGTGACACGCCCACTGGCCTGCCCACGGTGAACTACGGTCGTGTCCATGCGAGTGGCGATGATGACGCGCGAATACCCACCTGAGGTCTACGGCGGAGCGGGGGTCCACGTCACCGAACTCGTCGCCCAGCTGCAGCACATGTGCGACGTCAACGTCCACTGCATGGGCAAGCCGCGGCCCGATCAACCCGACGTGCACGTCGCCGCACCCGATCCCGCCCTCGACGGCGCCAATCCGGCGCTGACGACGCTGTCCGCGGATCTGGTGATGGTCAATGCCGCCGCGGGCGCCACCGTCGCGCACTCGCACACCTGGTACGCCGGCCTGGCGGGTCACCTCGCCGCGCTGCTGTACGGCATTCCCCACGTGCTGACGGCGCATTCGCTGGAGCCGATGCGGCCGTGGAAGGCCGAACAGCTCGGCGGCGGCTACCGGGTGTCGTCGTGGGTCGAGCGCACCGCGGTCGAGGCGGCGGACGCCGTCATCGCCGTGAGCTCCGGCATGCGCGAGGACGTCCTGGCCACCTACCCCGCGCTGGACCCGGATCGAGTGCACGTGGTGCGCAACGGCATCGACACCGAGAAGTGGTATCCCGTCGCGTCGGGCGCGGGCGGTGAGACGTTGGCGCGCATCGGCGTCGACCCGTCGCGGCCCATCGTGGCCTTCGTCGGACGGATCACGCGGCAGAAGGGTGTCGCGCACCTGGTGGCGGCGGCGCATCAGTTCGCCCCGGAGGTGCAGCTCGTGCTGTGCGCAGGCGCCCCGGACACCCCGGAGATCGCGGCCGAGGTCGGTGGCGCCGTGGAGGAGCTGGCCGCCGCGCGCAGCGGCATCTTCTGGGTGCAGGAGATGCTGCCGGGTGATCAGATTCGCGAAATACTGTCAGCGGCAACGGTTTTCGTGTGCCCTTCGGTATACGAGCCGCTGGGCATCGTCAACCTCGAGGCGATGGCGTGTGCGACGGCGGTGGTCGCCTCCGACGTCGGCGGCATCCCCGAGGTCGTCGCCGACGGCGAGACCGGTCTGCTGGTCCACTACGACCCCGCCGATGCGGCGGGCTTCGAGAGCCGCCTGGCCGAGGCCGTCAACGAGCTGGTCGCCGATCCCGAGCGAGCCGATCGCTACGGCCGCACGGGCCGCCAGCGCTGCATCGACGAGTTCTCCTGGGCCCGGATCGCCGAGCAGACCCTGGAGATCTACCGACTGGTGTCCAGTTAGGAGCGACGCGGCGCGTGGCCGTCAGGCCGTGACGTTCTTCAGTTCGTCGCCGAGTGCGGCGGCTTCGTCGGGGGTGAGTTCGACGACGAGGCGCCCACCGCCCTCCAGTGGTACTCGCATCACGATGCCCCGCCCCTCCTTGGTTGCTTCCAGAGGACCGTCTCCGGTCCGGGGCTTCATCGCCGCCATCGAGTGCTCCCTTCCGCAGTGCTCCGGCCCGCCGGGGATGAACCGGGCGGATCGGGTTGGGCCGGACTGCCCACTCGGCGACAGCACACGGCGTTGAACTGATCTTCGCCCCATTGTTCCCTATCCGGACGCTTCGGTGTGCAAAGACCCGACTTAGACGCTGCGTGCCACGCTGGGAACCCAGCAGGACTCGAGATGGTCGTCCACCATCCCCGTGGCCTGCAT
This region includes:
- a CDS encoding TetR/AcrR family transcriptional regulator; amino-acid sequence: MRSADDLTTTARIRDAAIEQFGEHGFDVGLRVIAKAAGVSAALVIHHFGSKEGLRQACDDVVTESIRTAKSESLQSADPAAWFAQLAEIESFAPLMAYLVRSLQSGGDLSKSLWRTMIDDADRYLADGVAAGTIRPSPDPRARSRFLAMTGGGGFLLYLQMHDRPTDIRAVLHDYAQDMVLPALEVYTHGLLADPTMYEAFAAQQAAGIPIATTTQEDR
- a CDS encoding ABC transporter ATP-binding protein, whose protein sequence is MSDAPAIDARGLTKRFGRTRALDGLDLVVQAGDVHGFLGPNGAGKSTTIRILLGLVRADGGHVTLLGGDPWHDAVALHRQIAYVPGDVTLWPSLTGGETIDLLARMRGGIDERRRAELVERFELDPSKKARTYSKGNRQKVSLVSAFASRARLLLLDEPSTGLDPLMENVFRQCVVEARAGGATVLLSSHVLAETEALCQRVTIIRAGTTIESGTLADMRHLSRTSITAEMIGAPIDLSRIAGVTDVRVDGRTLHANVDDASLAEVVKALGDAGVRSLVSRPPTLEDLFLRHYGVGASAGAVTS
- a CDS encoding ABC transporter permease, giving the protein MTVLDRPHPAHAAPRHGPNLSGTAVLLRLLARRDRIVAPLWVAVLSIPPGAVYVTSIAAVYPTQADRAAFAATIMASPAQRALYGVVGGDSLGATGIWKAGMLHVLLAVAVILTVVRHTRADEESGRTELVDSTAIGRYAGLTAALLFSCGASLATGLIAVLGLLSADVPAAGSLAFGLALAGTGLVFTGVAAVTAQLSPSARTARSIAFAMLATAFTLRAIGDAGSRATFLSWLSPLGWSLQVRPYTGDRFWVLLLHVASTVLLVVVAYRLLAHRDVGAGLLADRPGAPRAGRTLRGASTLAWRLHRGSLVLWTIGLSCYGLLIGSVAHGVGDEIGGAREVIARLGGSDRTEQAFLTVAFGLLGMVAAAFAISVALRLHQEEAGQRAETLLAGAVSRNRWLASHLACALGGPAFALLTAGVLAGLTYGASTGDVEGRLPVVVGMAAVQLPAVWLLAAVTVVLFGAAPRVTPAAWAVLVAFVALYLLGSLADSPHWLLDLEPFAHLPHVGLGDFRPAPLLWLSAIDGVLIILGAMAFRRRDLR
- the glgC gene encoding glucose-1-phosphate adenylyltransferase — its product is MKELPQVLGIVLAGGEGKRLYPLTADRAKPAVPFGGAYRLIDFVLSNLVNARYLKICVLTQYKSHSLDRHISQNWRLSGLAGEYITPVPAQQRLGPRWYTGSGDAILQSLNLIYDEDPDYVVVFGADHIYRMDPEQMLQFHIESGAGATVAGIRVPRAEATAFGCIDADDSGLIREFIEKPADPPGTPDDPEQTYASMGNYIFTTKVLVDAIKADAEDDHSDHDMGGDIIPRLVRDGMAAVYDFNDNEVPGSTERDHGYWRDVGTLDAFYDAHMDLVSVHPVFNLYNRRWPIRGEPENLAPAKFVNGGSAQESVVGAGSIVSAASVRNSVLSSNVVIDDGAIVEGSVLMPGVRIGRGAVVRHAILDKNVVVGPGEHVGVDLERDRERFAISAGGVVAVGKGIWI
- the glgA gene encoding glycogen synthase, producing the protein MRVAMMTREYPPEVYGGAGVHVTELVAQLQHMCDVNVHCMGKPRPDQPDVHVAAPDPALDGANPALTTLSADLVMVNAAAGATVAHSHTWYAGLAGHLAALLYGIPHVLTAHSLEPMRPWKAEQLGGGYRVSSWVERTAVEAADAVIAVSSGMREDVLATYPALDPDRVHVVRNGIDTEKWYPVASGAGGETLARIGVDPSRPIVAFVGRITRQKGVAHLVAAAHQFAPEVQLVLCAGAPDTPEIAAEVGGAVEELAAARSGIFWVQEMLPGDQIREILSAATVFVCPSVYEPLGIVNLEAMACATAVVASDVGGIPEVVADGETGLLVHYDPADAAGFESRLAEAVNELVADPERADRYGRTGRQRCIDEFSWARIAEQTLEIYRLVSS
- a CDS encoding DUF3117 domain-containing protein, whose protein sequence is MAAMKPRTGDGPLEATKEGRGIVMRVPLEGGGRLVVELTPDEAAALGDELKNVTA